TACCGCGGCTGCTGGCACGTAGTTAGCCGGGGCTTATTCGCACGGTACCGTCATCATCTTCCCGTGCAAAAGGGCTTTACGACCCGAAGGCCTTCGTCACCCACGCGGCGTTGCTGGGTCAGGCTTTCGCCCATTGCCCAAGATTCCTAACTGCTGCCTCCCGTAGGAGTCTGGGCCGTGTCACAGTCCCAGTCTGGCTGATCATCCTCTTAGACCAGCTACCGATCGTCGCCTTGGTGGGCCGTTACCCCACCAACAAGCTAATCGGACGCAGGCCCATCCTCGGGCGCCTCGCGGCTTTCCTCGCACTGCCGAGGCAGCGCGATCGTATGCGGTATTAGCCCTCCTTTCGGAGGGTTATTCCCCACTCGAGGGTAGGTTACCTACGTGTTACTCAGCCGTCCGCCACTCGCCGACAAGTCGGCGCGTACGACTTGCATGTTTTAGGCACGCCGCCAGCGTTTGTCCTGAGCCAGGATCAAACTCTCCATCGAAGTTCCCTGAAGCCCGCTCCGCGGACTCCATGAATCACGAGGGTCTGTTTCTCTCCTCACCACTCTTCGATTGTTAAGGTCCTGCGCGATGCACGCGCATCGAAAGGATACCAAGCACTTGACGCAGTGTCAATCCCGCGCCGCAAGCCAGTCGACGAGCGCTTCCAGCGTTTCCGCCTCCGGGCCACCGCGGGTCCGGTAGCGCTCGGCAAGCCTCGCCAGCGTCGCTTCTGCGCCGTGTGCCATGTTCGCACTCAAGCCCAGCGGCTCGAGCGTGTCGGACAATTCTACCATCTCCTCCGACCGTCGCGCCGCACGCGGCGGCAGGCCCGGCAGCGTGTGCTCGAAGAACCGGTAGATGCCCGGCTGGGACGTTCGATACTTCTCGAGCAGCGGCTCCCGGAGCCCCAGCTTCGCGGCTCCAGAGAGCAGCTCTATGCCGATGGCGCTCAGCCCCTTGGTGAGGCCCGCGTAGAGCACCTTGAACGCCGACGCCTGACCGACCTCGTCCCCAAGAACGGCCGTCTCCAACGCCGGCTCCAGGATCTCCGCCACGTCGGCCGCGTGTTCCCCGGACAGGTACACCGTGGCCCGCTCGCGCAGCTCGCTCGCGGCCCCAATGATTGACCCGTCCACGAAGATCCCGCCCGCCGTCTCGATGGCAGCACCAATGGCCCGAGCCGTGTGGGGGCCGATCGAGTTCGCGTCGAGGTACATCGGGCGCGAGCCGCTCCGCGCAATGCTTTCGCCCGCGCGCCTGGCGAGGGGGAGGGCCGACAGCGATGGAACGATGGCCACGATCAGCTCCGCCTCGCGCGCGATGTCGTCCAGGGACGCTCGCACCTCGAACCCGGCCGCCTCGCATCGCCGCCGCGTGACGTCGCTCCGGCCCTCGAGCGAGGTCACCACGCGGTGCCCGCCCGCTTGCAGTGCACGACCAAAAGCTGTCCCCATCTCGCCCGGGCTCAGGATTGCGACGGTCCTCCCGGTCGCCATTCCACGTCTCCTTTACTCAAGACCTTGTCGGCTCAGCTCGTGGGCACGTCCACCGTGGCCCGATCTTCGATCTCCCATGCATGGTCCAACACGTGCCATGCGATGCGGCGCGCGGCGTACCGGAGCGGCCACGGCGTTTCCGCCGTGTTCCCTCCAGACCCGGCGCGGATGGCACGCAGGATCGCCGCGCGGAGCTCGCCCGCTGGATTCGTGGCCAGAGTGTCCCCGCGCGGGATGCGCAGGGCGATCTTCCGCGCGTAGTCCACCTCAGCCTGTCTCACGTGCGCAACAATGGCGTCGCGGTCTCGCCCCCCGCCGCGTGGACCTTTGCGCAAGACCGGAGGCGCCGAGCCGGCCACGCGGTCGAACACGCGCCACGACGCGTCGAGCAACGCGGCGAGTCGCGCGCCGTCCGCAGCGGACACCTCTGCGCCATCCGCCGCCGCCAAAGCGCTGGGGACCCCAAAGTCCGTTCCGGCCGAGCCCGGTAGCCGCTCGATAATCTCGAACGCCACGATTGAGGCGAGATCGAACGGCACGTCGGCCATGGCGGCGACCGGTTCGTATCGCGGAGCGACGGCCGCGAGGGCTTCTACCGCCGCCGCCTCGCCTCGGCCGGATCGACACCACCCGGGCCACTCCAGCGCCCACGCGAACGTGCGGCGCGATCCGACCTCGAGACATACCTGTGTCGGCGCGGACCTCATCCCCGCCCAGCTCGGTGGCTCAGCTCGGCATTCTGTGAGTAGGTGAGGTCGAACCGCACATCGAGGATGCGCATCGCGTATCCCTCGCGCCTCAGCTCGATCATCGGCTCGTTGCGGGCCGGATCGCGCACGATGCCAAGCGGATCCTCGCCGCGTTCTACGCGCTCGATCTGCTCCAGCAGCATCTTGCGGTACAGCGCGATGCCCTTGTCCGACGTGACCAGATGCTCCGCGGTCCGATCCGCGATCTCACCCTGAGCGATCCAGGCCAGCATGTCCTGGGAGTTGGTCGTATCGCACTTCAGCGTGCCATCGGGATTTCTGAACGGGTTCTCCCAGACCGGGACACGCGCCTGGGGCTCGCTACCGGCCTGCCGCGGTCTCGTGAAGTACCAGTAGGCGAGTGTCGTGACGTCATCGACCGGCACGCGGATCTGGAACATGGGGTCCGCGCCGGTGTTTACCGTGAGGATCGTCGGGAAAAGCACCGGATGCCCGTGCGTCCAGTCGTCGTCCTCCTCCGATTCCCCCTCCAGCAGTCGACGCTTGTAGATGCCAAACTCGAATGGGTCGAACTCGATCTTGAGATGCCGGCGCGGGCTCATGGCCGGCGGCTTCCCCTGCTTCTTCATAATGTAGTTGCCGAACACGCCGTGCAGGTGCTCGAAGTGGACCGGGTCGAAGCTGTTCTCCATGGCCTGGAGGAAGTTCATGGGTAGTCGGGCAACACCGACCTGCCGCTCCAGGTCTTCCCGCACCAGAAGGTCCCACCGAGGGAGCAACGGGACCGGCGCCGGTCCGAGATACCCCCAGGCGAGTCCACCCAGCTCCTGAACGGGGTATGCAGGCACCGTGAGCGGCAGGCACACGGGCTCGAAGGGCATGTCCACCACCTGCCCTCGATCGTCGTACGTCCAGCCGTGGTACGCGCAGCGCAGGCCATTCTCCTCCGGAATCCCGTACGCCAGGGAGATCCCACGGTGCGCGCAGCGCTGCCCGATGAGCCCCATCCGCCCAGAGGCGTCGCGGTAAAGAACGAGGTCTTCCCCGAGGATGCGCACGGGCCGGACCGGGTCGCGCGCCAGCTCGTCGACGGTCCCGACGACGTGCCAGTACCGACGCAGGAGGCTGCCCATCGGCGTCCCCGGGCCGACCCGTGTCAGTCGTTCGTTCTGCTCAGCCGTCAGCGCCATCGCTTCCTACCTCCCGCTCTCGAGTGGCCTGCGTCGCAGGATCCGTTCGGCGCCAGCCCGACCACAGGCACGGTCGGTGAGGTTCGCCAGTACCGCGTGTTGTCAGTATACGGACCCCGCACCACGCTTCAGGCTGCGCGACTGGCACGCCGTGGATGGGCGCCTCGACGTCGTTCTCATGACGCTCCGGCTCATCAATGAGTTGCGCCGCCCCAGGGCACGAATACTGGCGCGACACGGCGGATACCACGCATCTCCAATGATGGACCGCCCGCGGCAGTCGGCGTGCCAAGCATATCCCTCCGTCACCGCGGACGATCGCAGCGGGCGAGATGTACCGGGTGCCGCGCCTGGCAATCGAACGCGGACGCCCACGTGGTGGGCCGGTGAGGGTACCATTGCAGCCGCCACATCGTGGATGAATCCATGGAGGCCACATGTATCGATTCGTTCGCGCAATCGTTTCGATCCTCGCGAGTCTGGTTGCCGTGGTGACACCCATCTCGGGCCCGACGCCCGCCCGCGCCCAGGTTCCGATCTGCCTCCTGGGGAATTGGCAGGCCAGCGACATCGAGGGGACCTACCGCGCGCTGTTCTCCACGATCCCCAACTATCAGATCGACAGTGTGACCGGGGGAGTCAGCCTCGCTATCCAGGGCGACGGCTCGTACACCCTGAGGTACGACGGCTTCACCGTCTCGGGCACGTCCGAGCGTGAGACGTTCACGACGTCGATGGACGGGCCCGTCCACGGCCAGCTCAGCGAGTCTCAGCCGGGATCCATCGTCGGGAGTGTTCTCGACTCCACCGTAACGTTGACCACGACATTCCGCGGGAACACGACCACGGCGACGATGCCGTTCGCAACGCAGCAACAGGGGGGCTCGCCGGTCGACTACGACTGTGACCTCGGGAGCGTGACGTTTCGGTTGTCTCAACAGTCGACGGGGCAGACCTTCTCCATCACCTTCACCCGCTGACGTTGCCGACGAGCGCTCACGGCCCGCGTCGCGGAGGCACCGCGGGCCGACCGAGGGCGATCAAGAACATGACGCTCTTCCCCTCGGCATGGGGCCCGAAGAATTCGACCACCGCGTCGTCGAAAAAGGTGAGCCCTGTGGCGCCAAGACCGAGTCCGTAGGCGGCCAGATAGAGGCGTCCCGCGATGATGGCGGCTTCGAGCTGCGCGGCTCGATACCCGCGATTCCCCATGCAGTCGAGCGCGCGATGGAGGTCGGCCAGAAAGTAGACGTCGACGGCTGCATCGGCCCCGAGCCGCTGCCAGAGGGCGAGCCTCCCAGCGTGGTCCCGGAAATCGCCGGCCTCTAAGAGCGCCAAGGCCCTCGCCGATGATTCCAGCGCGTACTTGCCGCTTTGGAGCCCATCCACCGCGTTCGCGATGACGTACCCGGTGTTCCACCCGTGGGAAAGCCCGAACGGGACGTCGGCTGGGATCTCCCCCGCGGCGCATCGCAGCAACGTGCCCAGCTGGTCGCCGCGGATCGGTTCCTCCCGAAAACTGCGTGCAGAGCCACGACGCAGGATGACCTCTTCAACGGAATGGCCAGGAAGCTCGGCCTGACCGAGGGTGGGGAGCTGGGCAGCGGTCCCGGGCGCCTCGGCCGGCGTCGGCGGCCAGAAGCAGCGTTCGGCCGCGACGCGCCACGCGGCCACTTCGGCTTGCGAGTGCAGTGACGCAGCAGCGTGCATCGCCCGAATTGCTGGAAAGTCGATCTCTCGCGGCGAAAGAGGCACCGTGTCCAAATGGAGAGACGGAACGGCCGGCGTCGGCGGCGTCGAGGCTCCTCGCGCTCCCAGCGCCACGATGGCCAGCGCGGCCTCACCCTCGCCGTCGACGTCGATCAGACGGTTGACCTCCGCGTCAACGAATCCGAGATGGACCGACGCGGGTACGCCATGGGCGGCCGCCATCGTGAACAGGTTGGCGAGGATCGTTCCCAGATCCCAGAAGCAGTGGCGATACGTCCGGTCCTGGTATTTCCACGCGTTGCGCCAATAGGTACTGGTGAAGACCAGCACGACGGGCGCACCGGCGACTTCACGGCTCGATGCAGTGGCATCCACGACCGCGCCGCGCAGGTCGCCCCGCCTCAGCCGACGCAGCGCCGCGTCGTGGACCCCAAACTGATAGACGCCGGCCTCCAGGCCCGGCAGGTCACGACAGACCAGGTACACCTCGATGTGGTACAGGGCGCCGGTACAAGACGCGGCGCGGAAGTCCATCACGCCGCCCGGGTACCGCAGCCGCTTCGTGATGCCCGTCGAGTAGTGCAACAGCGTCGCGAGCGTTGGGAAATCGATCTGATCAGCGCGCCCGCCAGCCGTATGGCCCCCCAGGAGCACGTCGAACGCCGACACTGGCGCCACGGGCCGTTCGCCAGGCAATGAAATGGCGGACACGTCGCGATACAGCTTGTACGGACGCGGCTGGTTATCCCAATCGAGCCGGTGTCCGCTTGCGCGCACGCTGGCGGGCGAGTGCTTCGTGCGCTCGTGGTAGGTCCACGCGGCTTGAACGTCATCGTTGGCCAACTGGTCCTCGCTGCTGCGCATTCGGCTCTCACTCGATGATACGGGTCGGAGCGCGGGGCGATCCTTCTCCAGGCCCGATCACCGCCTCCGACGCCCTTCGGTCCATATAATCGAGCCAACTTCCATCCCGGTCGCGCCCCACTTCGCTTCAGGAGGCTCTCCGTTGTCAGAGCTGCTCAACACGCCGATCAGCGTGACCTGTCCCCGATGCGGCGAAAAGGTCGAGGCCACGCTGGGCGACGTGCAGGGCGAGCACCGCGTCACATGCCCCAACGGCCACGCCATCAAGCTCAAGCCCAAGAACGATTCGCTGAAGAAGGTCGAGAAGGCCCTGGAGGGGCTCGAGCGCGCAGTTGGTGAAGGGCACGTCCACTTCAAAGTCAATGTGACGCAGCGCGAGCGGGAATAGCCGCCCAACCATCTGGCACTCGGCCCCGTGACCAGCGCAACATCCGGATCGGAGCGGTCGTTGAAACAGTCCGCCACGGAAGAGTCCGTCCGAAACGGCAACCCGCCGGCCCGCGACGGCTTGGCCGCCGAGGATCCTGGCGGCGTCCTTCGTCTTCTCGTGCGCCTGCCCACGTTTCAAGCGTTTCGCTATCGGCAGTACCGCTTGCTCTGGTACGGCCAGGTCGGCAATGGTCTCGCCCAATGGATGGACCAGGTGACGCGGGGCTGGTTGATGTACGAGCTGACGGACTCCGCCCTGCAGCTCGGGTCCGTGACCGCAATTCGCGTCGTTCCCCTCCTCATCTTCTCGCCGATCGCGGGCACCGTTGCCGATCGATACGGCCGCAAGACGCAGCTCATCGCGGCGCAAAGCACGAACGCCGCGCTCTTCGCCATCATGGCGGCGCTCATCCTCACGCGCACGGTGCATCCGTGGCACGTCTACGCCGTCGCCCTAGCCGGCGCGGTCGTTCAGGTCTTTCAGCTTCCCGCCCGCCAGGTCATGACGACGGAGTCGGTGCCGCCGCGCGACCTGACGAACGCCATCGGACTCGGATCGGTGGCGTTCAACGGCAGCCGAAGTGTCGGACCGGCGGTCGCGGGGATCTTGATCGCGGTCGCGGGCACGGGCGGCTCGTATGCGGCCCAGGCGATGCTCATGGCAGCGTCGACGTTCTGGACGATGCAGCTTCGGCCCGAGCTGGGCTCCTCGCGCCGACTGAACTCCGGGGGAGCAGGTCGACTCGGGTTCTTCTCCAGTACGGTGGAGGGATGGCAGTTCGTCTTGCGGAACGAAACGGTGCGTACAGCGATGATGGTCATGATGATGGTGGCCCTCCTCACATGGCCATTCACCACGCTGCTCCCGATCTTTGCCCGGGATATCCTGCACGCGGGCTCCAGCGGGCAGGGCTTCCTGCTGGGCAGCATGGGGATCGGGGCGCTGCTCAGCGCGGTGCTGATCGCGTCCCTCGGCGATCGCCTGCCCAAGGGAATCCTCATGGTCTCCGGCGCCTTCGGGTACGGGGCCCTTCTGGTGGCCTTCGCCGTGTCCCAATGGTTCTCCGTGTCGCTGGCGCTCATGGTCGCCATCGGCGTCACGAACGTCTTCTGTAGCGCCCTGGTCCAGACGGTCGTTCAGGCCCACTCGCCGCCGGAGATTCGCGGCCGCGTCATGAGCGTCTATCAACAGCGGGACGTCTTCAACACCGCCGGCTCCATGATGATCGGGGCGCTCGCGGCAGCCTGGGGCGCGCCATGGGCGATGGCGCTGATGTCGGGCGCTTGCGCCGCGGGCGCGGTCGCCATCTTCGTGGCGGTCCCGCACGCGCGCACCATTCGATGATGCGCATCCCGGTCCGCCGCGGGGCCACTCGGGCGCGCGATCACTCTCGGGGGAGCTGAGGTGAAGCTAACGGTCTCGGACTCCGTATCCCCGTCCTATTTCGTCGCCATCGCCGCGGTGGAGCTGGGCCATTTCCGCGCCCAGGGGCTGGACGTCGAATTCGTCCCAACCCCGACGGATTCGGCGACGGCGTTTCACGACGGAGAGGTCGAATTTCTCGGCGCCTCGCCCTATACGGGCCTCAGCGCGTTTCCCGAGTGGCGCGGCGCCAAGGCCCTTTGCGCCCTCTCCCAGCACACCTACTGGTTCCTCGCCATGCGCGCGGACCTCGCGCCCAAGCGAGGCGACCTCAGCATCGTGAAAGGCCGCCGCATCAGCGCCTCGGGTCGCCCCGGGCTCCTTCTGAAGCGCGTGCTAGAGGACGCAGGCCTCGACCTCGAACGCGACGGCATTCAGCTCGTGCGCGCGCCAAATCCACCAGGAACCTGGGCGCGCCTCGGCGCGGACGCCATCGAGCAGGGGCTGGCCGATGGATTCTGGGGCAACGGGATGCGGGCCGAATACGCGGTTCGGCGCGGGCTCGCCACGGTCGTGCTGGATATTCGCCGCGGTGACGGGCCGCCGGCCGCCCGCGACTACACGTTTCCCGCCCTTCTTGCCACCGATCGTTTCGTCGAGCACCACCCCGAGGCGGCGGCAGCAGCGGTTCGCGCGATCGTCGCGACGCAGC
This is a stretch of genomic DNA from Chloroflexota bacterium. It encodes these proteins:
- a CDS encoding DUF1932 domain-containing protein gives rise to the protein MATGRTVAILSPGEMGTAFGRALQAGGHRVVTSLEGRSDVTRRRCEAAGFEVRASLDDIAREAELIVAIVPSLSALPLARRAGESIARSGSRPMYLDANSIGPHTARAIGAAIETAGGIFVDGSIIGAASELRERATVYLSGEHAADVAEILEPALETAVLGDEVGQASAFKVLYAGLTKGLSAIGIELLSGAAKLGLREPLLEKYRTSQPGIYRFFEHTLPGLPPRAARRSEEMVELSDTLEPLGLSANMAHGAEATLARLAERYRTRGGPEAETLEALVDWLAARD
- a CDS encoding aromatic ring-hydroxylating dioxygenase subunit alpha translates to MALTAEQNERLTRVGPGTPMGSLLRRYWHVVGTVDELARDPVRPVRILGEDLVLYRDASGRMGLIGQRCAHRGISLAYGIPEENGLRCAYHGWTYDDRGQVVDMPFEPVCLPLTVPAYPVQELGGLAWGYLGPAPVPLLPRWDLLVREDLERQVGVARLPMNFLQAMENSFDPVHFEHLHGVFGNYIMKKQGKPPAMSPRRHLKIEFDPFEFGIYKRRLLEGESEEDDDWTHGHPVLFPTILTVNTGADPMFQIRVPVDDVTTLAYWYFTRPRQAGSEPQARVPVWENPFRNPDGTLKCDTTNSQDMLAWIAQGEIADRTAEHLVTSDKGIALYRKMLLEQIERVERGEDPLGIVRDPARNEPMIELRREGYAMRILDVRFDLTYSQNAELSHRAGRG
- a CDS encoding SagB/ThcOx family dehydrogenase, with translation MRSSEDQLANDDVQAAWTYHERTKHSPASVRASGHRLDWDNQPRPYKLYRDVSAISLPGERPVAPVSAFDVLLGGHTAGGRADQIDFPTLATLLHYSTGITKRLRYPGGVMDFRAASCTGALYHIEVYLVCRDLPGLEAGVYQFGVHDAALRRLRRGDLRGAVVDATASSREVAGAPVVLVFTSTYWRNAWKYQDRTYRHCFWDLGTILANLFTMAAAHGVPASVHLGFVDAEVNRLIDVDGEGEAALAIVALGARGASTPPTPAVPSLHLDTVPLSPREIDFPAIRAMHAAASLHSQAEVAAWRVAAERCFWPPTPAEAPGTAAQLPTLGQAELPGHSVEEVILRRGSARSFREEPIRGDQLGTLLRCAAGEIPADVPFGLSHGWNTGYVIANAVDGLQSGKYALESSARALALLEAGDFRDHAGRLALWQRLGADAAVDVYFLADLHRALDCMGNRGYRAAQLEAAIIAGRLYLAAYGLGLGATGLTFFDDAVVEFFGPHAEGKSVMFLIALGRPAVPPRRGP
- a CDS encoding MFS transporter; its protein translation is MKQSATEESVRNGNPPARDGLAAEDPGGVLRLLVRLPTFQAFRYRQYRLLWYGQVGNGLAQWMDQVTRGWLMYELTDSALQLGSVTAIRVVPLLIFSPIAGTVADRYGRKTQLIAAQSTNAALFAIMAALILTRTVHPWHVYAVALAGAVVQVFQLPARQVMTTESVPPRDLTNAIGLGSVAFNGSRSVGPAVAGILIAVAGTGGSYAAQAMLMAASTFWTMQLRPELGSSRRLNSGGAGRLGFFSSTVEGWQFVLRNETVRTAMMVMMMVALLTWPFTTLLPIFARDILHAGSSGQGFLLGSMGIGALLSAVLIASLGDRLPKGILMVSGAFGYGALLVAFAVSQWFSVSLALMVAIGVTNVFCSALVQTVVQAHSPPEIRGRVMSVYQQRDVFNTAGSMMIGALAAAWGAPWAMALMSGACAAGAVAIFVAVPHARTIR
- a CDS encoding ABC transporter substrate-binding protein, which codes for MKLTVSDSVSPSYFVAIAAVELGHFRAQGLDVEFVPTPTDSATAFHDGEVEFLGASPYTGLSAFPEWRGAKALCALSQHTYWFLAMRADLAPKRGDLSIVKGRRISASGRPGLLLKRVLEDAGLDLERDGIQLVRAPNPPGTWARLGADAIEQGLADGFWGNGMRAEYAVRRGLATVVLDIRRGDGPPAARDYTFPALLATDRFVEHHPEAAAAAVRAIVATQRQLRAEPAQATKVGRVWFPPEEAEIIADLIARDAEFYDPAISRAAVDAASRFALEAGLLSQPVEYETLVATQLAPLWQI